The Candidatus Dechloromonas phosphoritropha genome includes a region encoding these proteins:
- a CDS encoding PIN domain nuclease translates to MILVDSSVWIDYFRGDVTPQGDRLDQLLSSELLLIGDLILAEVLQGFVSEHDFNQAKTLLTALPVVPLVGPDVALQSARNFRHLRTLGVTVRKTIDTLIATSCIENGYTLLYSDGDFDPFVEHLGLVSAWPGR, encoded by the coding sequence ATGATCTTGGTCGATTCGAGTGTCTGGATTGACTATTTTCGTGGCGACGTGACGCCGCAGGGTGATCGTCTCGATCAATTGCTCTCCAGCGAGTTGCTGCTGATCGGCGATCTGATCCTCGCCGAAGTGCTGCAGGGGTTTGTCAGCGAACACGATTTCAATCAGGCGAAAACACTGCTCACCGCGCTGCCCGTCGTTCCGCTGGTGGGTCCGGATGTAGCTTTGCAGTCCGCTCGCAATTTCCGCCATCTGCGTACGCTCGGAGTGACCGTCAGGAAGACGATTGATACTCTGATTGCTACGAGTTGCATCGAAAATGGCTACACTTTGCTCTACAGTGATGGCGATTTCGATCCCTTCGTTGAGCATCTCGGTTTGGTGTCTGCATGGCCGGGGCGTTGA
- a CDS encoding DMT family transporter — protein MPQPVESITYLKLIGAMFMWGGTWIAGRVVAQELTAPLGVPAIRFLLAGLGLAAFALVTEGRIPRPQTGSEWGMVSGLAMTGIFLYALCFFYGLKHITAGRGALVVALTPVVVVLTAWFLGRERMNALKLAGVAIAMAGCLTVIGNGNPLALLHGAAGIGEWLILGCVMCWTAYTFIGRRATKTLSPLAATLWASLIGAALIGITALLLGGNDITAWSWRVWASVVFLAVGGTALAFTWFADGVKRLGAARASAFVNLVPVFAVLQAAILLDERLGLSVLGGGLLVIAGVWMTANLSEKTA, from the coding sequence GTGCCGCAGCCGGTCGAATCGATTACCTACCTCAAGCTGATCGGCGCCATGTTCATGTGGGGCGGAACCTGGATCGCGGGCCGTGTCGTGGCGCAGGAACTGACCGCGCCGCTGGGCGTTCCCGCCATCCGTTTCCTGCTCGCCGGGCTGGGGCTGGCCGCCTTTGCGCTGGTGACCGAGGGGCGGATTCCGCGCCCGCAGACGGGCAGCGAATGGGGGATGGTCAGCGGCCTGGCGATGACCGGGATCTTCCTCTACGCCCTGTGCTTCTTTTACGGCCTCAAACACATCACTGCCGGGCGCGGCGCGCTGGTCGTCGCCCTCACCCCAGTCGTTGTTGTCCTGACCGCCTGGTTCCTCGGCAGGGAGCGGATGAACGCGCTCAAGCTGGCCGGTGTCGCGATCGCCATGGCCGGCTGCCTGACGGTCATCGGCAACGGCAATCCGCTCGCCCTGCTGCACGGCGCGGCCGGCATCGGCGAATGGCTGATCCTCGGCTGCGTCATGTGCTGGACGGCCTATACCTTCATCGGCCGGCGCGCGACAAAGACGCTTTCGCCGCTGGCGGCAACTCTGTGGGCCAGCCTGATCGGGGCCGCGCTGATCGGCATCACCGCCCTGCTCCTAGGCGGCAACGACATTACCGCCTGGTCATGGCGCGTCTGGGCCAGTGTCGTCTTTCTGGCGGTCGGCGGCACCGCCCTCGCCTTCACCTGGTTCGCCGATGGCGTCAAGCGCCTCGGCGCCGCCCGGGCATCCGCGTTCGTCAACCTCGTCCCGGTATTTGCCGTCCTGCAGGCAGCCATCCTGCTCGACGAACGCCTCGGATTATCCGTTCTCGGTGGTGGCCTGCTAGTCATTGCCGGTGTCTGGATGACCGCCAACCTTTCGGAGAAAACAGCATGA
- a CDS encoding type II toxin-antitoxin system VapB family antitoxin, which produces MRTNIVIDDALMRAALQVTGLKTKREAVEQGLKTLLHLAHQEEIRSFRGRLDWQGDLEAMRQDR; this is translated from the coding sequence GTGCGAACAAATATTGTGATTGATGATGCTTTGATGCGGGCTGCTCTGCAGGTCACCGGCCTGAAGACCAAGAGGGAAGCCGTTGAGCAAGGACTGAAAACCCTGCTGCACCTCGCGCACCAGGAAGAAATCCGTAGCTTTCGTGGCCGGCTGGATTGGCAGGGCGATCTGGAGGCGATGAGGCAGGATCGATGA
- a CDS encoding NYN domain-containing protein has protein sequence MGLSNINGKLDFEERSLHLAVLIDADNAQASVIESLLAEIARFGEASVRRIYGDFTSPNSAQWKKVLNQFAIKPVQQFAYTTGKNATDSTMIIDAMDLLYTRRFDGFCLVSSDSDFTGLALRIREEGLSVFGFGEEKTPDAFRNACHKFIFTEVLRPLPSSTIPDTTVVLSVPEKPALAPSPASSPPPAAPKKALPLQFVLQALDQACDDTGWANLGTFGGYLTKLQPDFDPRLYGFKKLSDLVKSKPHVFTVEEREVAGTNSKVIYVRRKAAKTVKITK, from the coding sequence ATGGGCCTATCAAACATCAACGGTAAGCTCGATTTTGAGGAGCGCTCGCTTCACCTGGCTGTTCTGATTGATGCTGACAATGCACAGGCATCGGTCATCGAGAGTCTCTTGGCTGAAATCGCCCGCTTCGGCGAGGCCAGCGTGAGAAGGATCTATGGCGATTTCACTTCTCCGAACAGCGCCCAGTGGAAAAAGGTCCTCAATCAATTTGCCATCAAACCGGTGCAGCAATTCGCCTACACCACCGGCAAAAATGCGACCGACAGCACGATGATCATCGATGCGATGGACCTGCTTTACACCCGCCGTTTCGATGGCTTTTGCCTGGTTTCCAGCGACAGTGACTTCACCGGGCTCGCCCTACGCATCCGTGAAGAGGGACTGAGCGTGTTCGGGTTTGGCGAAGAGAAGACGCCCGATGCATTCAGGAACGCCTGCCACAAGTTCATCTTCACCGAAGTCCTGCGCCCGCTGCCATCGAGCACAATTCCCGACACAACGGTTGTGCTGTCTGTTCCAGAAAAGCCAGCGCTCGCACCAAGCCCAGCGTCATCCCCTCCGCCGGCAGCGCCCAAGAAAGCCCTGCCCCTCCAGTTCGTCCTGCAAGCGTTGGACCAAGCCTGCGATGACACCGGCTGGGCCAACCTAGGTACATTTGGTGGCTATCTGACCAAGCTGCAGCCCGATTTCGACCCGCGCCTCTACGGATTCAAGAAACTCAGCGACCTTGTCAAATCGAAACCTCACGTCTTCACAGTCGAGGAACGTGAGGTAGCCGGCACGAATTCCAAAGTTATCTACGTTCGCCGCAAGGCAGCAAAAACAGTGAAGATCACTAAATGA
- a CDS encoding acyl-CoA dehydrogenase family protein, translating into MILTQEQEMIRDSMRGFAQERLAPFAGEWDRNHTFPADALKELGALGALGMVVPEEWDGAGMDYMSLVLTLEEIAAGDGATSTIVSVQNSLACGITMKYGSVEQKETWLKPLARGDSLGCFCLTEPHTGSDAAAITTRADRDGDHFVINGVKQFITTGKYADVAIVFAVTDKAAGKKGISCFLVPTATPGYIVARIEEKMGQHASDTAQILFENCRVPASALLGKEGDGYRIALSNLEAGRIGIAAQSVGMARAALEAAVRYAKERVTFGVPIIEHQAVNFRLADMATQLDAARLMVWRAASLKDAGRPCLTEASMAKMFASEMAEKVCSDAIQIHGGYGYVSDFPVERIYRDVRVCQIYEGANDIQRLVIGRAVAAG; encoded by the coding sequence ATGATTCTTACCCAGGAACAGGAAATGATCCGCGACTCGATGCGCGGCTTCGCGCAGGAGCGCCTCGCCCCCTTCGCCGGCGAGTGGGATCGCAATCACACCTTCCCCGCCGACGCCCTGAAGGAGCTCGGCGCCCTCGGCGCGCTCGGCATGGTCGTTCCGGAGGAATGGGACGGCGCCGGCATGGACTACATGTCACTGGTCCTGACGCTGGAAGAAATCGCCGCTGGCGACGGCGCCACGTCGACCATCGTCAGCGTCCAGAATTCGCTGGCCTGCGGCATAACGATGAAATACGGCAGTGTCGAGCAGAAGGAAACCTGGCTCAAGCCGCTGGCGCGTGGCGACAGTCTCGGCTGTTTTTGCCTGACCGAGCCGCACACCGGCTCCGACGCCGCGGCGATCACCACCCGTGCCGACCGCGACGGCGACCATTTCGTCATCAACGGCGTCAAGCAGTTCATCACCACCGGCAAGTATGCCGATGTCGCGATCGTCTTTGCCGTCACCGACAAGGCCGCCGGCAAGAAGGGCATCTCCTGCTTTCTCGTGCCGACGGCGACGCCGGGCTACATCGTCGCCCGTATCGAGGAAAAGATGGGCCAGCATGCCTCCGATACCGCGCAGATCCTGTTCGAGAACTGTCGCGTGCCGGCTTCGGCCCTGCTTGGCAAGGAGGGCGATGGCTACCGGATCGCGCTGTCAAACCTCGAAGCCGGGCGCATCGGCATCGCCGCCCAGTCGGTTGGCATGGCGCGTGCCGCTCTCGAGGCGGCCGTGCGCTACGCCAAGGAGCGCGTCACCTTCGGTGTGCCCATTATCGAGCACCAGGCGGTCAACTTCCGTCTCGCCGACATGGCCACCCAGCTCGACGCTGCCCGCCTGATGGTCTGGCGCGCCGCTTCTCTGAAGGATGCCGGCCGCCCCTGCCTGACCGAAGCCTCAATGGCCAAGATGTTCGCCTCCGAAATGGCCGAAAAGGTCTGCTCCGACGCCATCCAGATTCACGGTGGCTACGGTTATGTCAGCGACTTCCCGGTCGAGCGCATCTACCGCGACGTGCGCGTCTGCCAGATCTACGAAGGCGCCAACGACATCCAGCGCCTGGTGATCGGTCGCGCCGTGGCTGCTGGTTGA
- a CDS encoding TIGR00730 family Rossman fold protein: MKCICVFCGSNVGHDPRYRAEAERLGGLLAGRGIELVYGGGNVGLMGVIADACLAAGGTVIGVIPEALIGKEVAGRVVDHRGLTRLEVVASMHIRKARMAELADGFIALPGGFGTFEEFCEILTWGQLGFHVKPMGLLNINGFYDPLLALFERAVAEGFLRDENRAMALAAGDIESLLAVMAAYRPEPVSKWLKEEKQL; this comes from the coding sequence ATGAAATGCATCTGTGTTTTCTGCGGCTCCAACGTTGGCCACGATCCGCGCTACCGCGCCGAGGCGGAACGCCTCGGCGGCCTGCTTGCCGGGCGCGGCATCGAACTGGTCTACGGCGGCGGCAATGTCGGTCTCATGGGAGTCATCGCCGACGCCTGCCTGGCCGCCGGCGGCACGGTCATCGGTGTCATTCCCGAGGCACTGATCGGCAAGGAGGTGGCGGGCCGCGTCGTCGATCACCGGGGCCTTACCCGCCTCGAGGTTGTCGCTTCGATGCACATCCGCAAGGCGCGCATGGCCGAGCTTGCCGATGGTTTCATCGCTTTGCCCGGCGGCTTCGGAACCTTCGAGGAGTTCTGCGAAATCCTCACCTGGGGCCAGCTCGGATTCCATGTCAAGCCGATGGGCCTGCTCAACATCAATGGCTTCTACGATCCGCTGCTCGCCCTCTTCGAGCGCGCGGTCGCGGAAGGCTTCCTGCGTGATGAGAACCGGGCGATGGCGCTAGCCGCAGGCGACATCGAGAGCCTGCTCGCGGTGATGGCCGCTTACCGCCCCGAGCCGGTCAGCAAGTGGCTGAAGGAAGAAAAGCAGTTGTAA
- a CDS encoding enoyl-CoA hydratase/isomerase family protein — protein sequence MFVSLEIELNGPVATIWMNRPDLHNAFDEILIAELTAACIALDEDKDARVVVLAGRGKSFSAGADLNWMKHAANNGVDENLNDARALARMLRVLAEMKKPTIARVHGAALGGGTGLTAACDIAVASSKAFFATSEVKFGIIPSAISPYVMRAIGARQAYRYFQSAERIDATRAHELGLVHEAVAPEQLDAKVQEIVNALIQGAPLAQAAAKDLIRAVDNQPINDNLVEDTAHRIAHLRATPEAREGIAAFLEKRSPAWIGD from the coding sequence ATGTTTGTAAGCCTTGAAATCGAACTGAACGGCCCGGTTGCCACGATCTGGATGAACCGGCCCGACCTGCACAATGCCTTCGACGAAATACTGATCGCCGAACTGACCGCCGCCTGCATCGCGCTGGATGAGGACAAGGATGCTCGCGTCGTCGTCCTCGCCGGGCGCGGCAAGAGTTTCTCGGCCGGTGCCGACCTGAACTGGATGAAGCACGCCGCCAACAATGGCGTCGACGAAAACCTCAATGACGCTCGCGCCCTGGCCCGCATGCTGCGCGTGCTGGCCGAAATGAAGAAACCGACGATTGCCCGCGTGCACGGTGCCGCACTCGGCGGCGGCACCGGTCTGACCGCCGCCTGCGACATTGCCGTCGCCTCGAGCAAGGCCTTTTTCGCGACGTCCGAAGTCAAGTTCGGCATCATCCCGTCGGCGATCAGTCCTTACGTCATGCGCGCCATCGGCGCCCGCCAGGCCTACCGTTACTTCCAGTCGGCCGAACGCATCGACGCCACCCGCGCCCACGAGCTGGGCCTCGTCCATGAAGCGGTCGCCCCGGAGCAACTTGACGCCAAGGTGCAGGAAATCGTCAATGCCCTGATTCAGGGCGCCCCGCTCGCCCAGGCCGCCGCCAAGGATCTTATCCGTGCCGTCGATAACCAGCCGATCAACGACAACCTGGTCGAAGACACCGCTCATCGCATCGCCCATCTGCGCGCAACGCCGGAAGCCAGAGAAGGTATCGCTGCTTTCCTCGAAAAACGCTCACCGGCATGGATTGGGGACTAA
- a CDS encoding acetyl-CoA C-acetyltransferase yields MNDPIVIVSAARTPMGSFQGVFGSVSAPQLGAAAIEAAVGRAGIDAALVEEVLFGCVLPAGLGQAPVRQAALLAGLPLSTGCAMISKVCGSGMKATMVGHDSILAGSCGVVVVGGMESMTNAPYLLPKARGGYRLGHGQIIDHMFMDGLEDAYSSENRGRLMGTFAEDCAANYSFSRAAQDEFAIRSTNRAKQANDDGSFAWEIAPVTVAGRRGDVVVARDEGPFAVNIEKVPTLKPAFRKDGTVTPANSSSISDGAAAMVLMRASQAEKLGLAAIARIVAHTTHAQAPALFPTAPISAMQKLFAKTGWTAEGVDLYEINEAFAVVTMAALHDLKLPAEKVNIHGGACALGHPIGASGARILVTLLGALKKTGGRRGVASLCIGGGEATALAVEML; encoded by the coding sequence ATGAATGACCCCATCGTTATCGTTTCCGCAGCCCGCACCCCAATGGGAAGTTTTCAGGGCGTCTTCGGCAGTGTGAGCGCACCGCAACTCGGCGCCGCCGCGATCGAGGCTGCCGTCGGGCGCGCCGGCATTGACGCCGCGCTGGTCGAGGAAGTTCTTTTCGGCTGTGTCCTGCCGGCTGGTCTTGGCCAGGCGCCAGTTCGTCAGGCTGCCCTGCTCGCCGGCCTGCCGCTGTCGACCGGTTGCGCGATGATCAGCAAGGTCTGCGGCTCCGGCATGAAGGCCACCATGGTCGGCCACGACAGCATTCTCGCCGGTTCGTGTGGTGTGGTTGTGGTCGGCGGCATGGAGTCGATGACCAACGCTCCCTACCTGCTGCCCAAGGCGCGCGGCGGCTATCGTCTTGGTCACGGCCAGATCATCGACCACATGTTCATGGACGGGCTAGAGGATGCCTACTCGTCCGAGAACCGCGGACGCCTGATGGGGACCTTCGCCGAGGACTGCGCCGCCAACTACAGCTTCAGCCGCGCAGCGCAGGATGAATTCGCCATCCGTTCGACCAACCGCGCCAAACAGGCCAACGACGACGGCAGCTTCGCCTGGGAGATCGCCCCGGTCACCGTCGCCGGGCGCCGGGGCGATGTTGTCGTCGCCAGGGACGAAGGGCCATTCGCGGTCAACATCGAAAAAGTCCCGACTTTGAAGCCTGCCTTCCGCAAGGATGGCACCGTGACCCCGGCCAACTCGTCGTCAATCTCCGACGGCGCCGCCGCCATGGTGCTGATGCGCGCGTCGCAGGCTGAGAAGCTGGGGCTGGCAGCGATCGCCCGTATCGTCGCCCACACCACCCACGCCCAAGCGCCGGCGCTGTTCCCGACCGCACCAATCAGCGCCATGCAGAAATTGTTCGCCAAAACCGGGTGGACCGCAGAAGGCGTCGATCTCTACGAAATCAACGAGGCTTTCGCTGTCGTCACCATGGCCGCCCTGCACGATCTCAAGCTGCCGGCCGAGAAGGTCAACATCCACGGCGGCGCCTGTGCGCTGGGCCACCCGATCGGCGCTTCCGGCGCCCGCATTCTGGTGACCCTGCTCGGTGCGCTGAAAAAGACCGGCGGCAGGCGCGGCGTCGCCAGCCTGTGCATCGGCGGCGGAGAAGCGACGGCGCTCGCGGTGGAAATGCTGTAA
- a CDS encoding methylcrotonoyl-CoA carboxylase, with protein sequence MTILKSQLNPRSADFLANAAAMQAVVADLHEKVDKIALGGPEAARQKHLARGKLLPRERVGALLDPGTPFLEIAQFAAYDMYGGDVPAASVIVGIGRVEGIECMIVANDATVKGGTYYPLTVKKHLRAQEIALENRLPCVYLVDSGGAFLPMQDEVFPDKEHFGRIFFNQANLSARGIPQIAAVLGSCTAGGAYVPAMCDESIIVKDQGTIFLGGPPLVKAATGEVVTAEDLGGADVHTRISGVVDHLAENDAHALAIARRIVKDLNWKKAPPVALTAPVEPRYPAQELYGVIPTDSKKPFDVREIIARIVDDSNFDEFKARYGTTLVCGFARIWGYPVGIVANSGILFSESALKGAHFIELCTQRGIPLVFLQNITGFMVGRKYENGGIARDGAKMVTAVATAKVPKFTVVIGGSFGAGNYGMCGRAYSPRFLWMWPNARISVMGGEQAAGVLATVKRDGIEARGGQWSADEEEAFKAPIRQQYETQGHPYYASARLWDDGIIDPADTRRVLGLGLSASMNAPAEETKFGIFRM encoded by the coding sequence ATGACCATCCTTAAATCCCAACTCAACCCGCGCAGCGCGGACTTTCTGGCCAACGCGGCAGCGATGCAGGCGGTGGTTGCCGATCTGCATGAAAAAGTCGACAAGATCGCCCTCGGCGGCCCCGAGGCAGCACGCCAGAAGCATCTGGCACGCGGCAAACTACTGCCGCGCGAACGGGTCGGCGCTCTGCTCGACCCCGGCACGCCCTTTCTCGAAATCGCCCAGTTCGCCGCCTACGATATGTATGGTGGGGATGTGCCGGCGGCTTCGGTGATCGTCGGCATCGGCCGCGTCGAAGGCATCGAATGCATGATCGTCGCCAACGACGCCACGGTAAAGGGCGGCACCTATTACCCGCTGACGGTGAAAAAGCACCTGCGGGCGCAGGAAATCGCGCTGGAAAATCGCTTGCCCTGCGTCTATCTGGTTGATTCCGGCGGTGCCTTTTTGCCGATGCAGGATGAAGTCTTCCCGGATAAGGAACACTTCGGCCGCATTTTCTTCAACCAGGCCAACCTGTCGGCGCGAGGCATTCCGCAGATCGCCGCTGTGCTCGGCTCGTGCACGGCCGGCGGCGCGTACGTGCCAGCGATGTGCGACGAGTCGATCATCGTCAAGGACCAGGGCACTATTTTTCTCGGCGGTCCGCCGCTGGTCAAGGCAGCGACCGGTGAAGTGGTCACCGCTGAAGACCTCGGCGGTGCCGATGTGCATACGCGCATTTCCGGCGTCGTCGATCATCTGGCTGAAAACGACGCTCATGCGCTGGCCATTGCGCGGCGCATCGTCAAGGATCTGAACTGGAAAAAGGCACCGCCAGTGGCGTTGACCGCACCGGTCGAACCACGCTATCCGGCGCAGGAACTCTACGGCGTCATCCCGACCGACAGCAAGAAGCCCTTTGACGTCCGCGAGATCATCGCCCGCATCGTCGACGACTCAAATTTCGACGAATTCAAGGCACGCTACGGCACAACGCTGGTTTGCGGCTTTGCCCGCATCTGGGGTTACCCGGTCGGCATCGTCGCCAACAGCGGCATCCTGTTCAGCGAATCGGCACTGAAAGGCGCGCATTTCATCGAACTGTGCACCCAGCGCGGCATCCCGCTCGTTTTTTTGCAGAACATCACCGGCTTCATGGTCGGCCGCAAGTACGAAAACGGCGGCATCGCCCGCGACGGTGCCAAGATGGTGACGGCAGTAGCCACCGCCAAGGTGCCGAAATTCACCGTCGTCATCGGCGGCAGCTTTGGCGCCGGCAACTACGGCATGTGCGGCCGCGCCTACAGCCCCCGCTTCCTGTGGATGTGGCCCAATGCCCGCATTTCGGTGATGGGCGGCGAACAGGCGGCCGGCGTGCTGGCCACCGTCAAGCGCGATGGCATCGAAGCTCGGGGCGGGCAGTGGAGCGCCGACGAGGAAGAAGCTTTCAAGGCACCGATCCGCCAACAGTACGAAACGCAGGGCCACCCCTACTACGCCTCGGCCCGGCTGTGGGACGACGGCATCATTGATCCGGCCGATACCCGGCGGGTGTTGGGTCTGGGGCTGTCGGCGTCGATGAATGCGCCGGCCGAAGAGACGAAGTTCGGTATTTTCCGGATGTAA
- a CDS encoding 2-hydroxychromene-2-carboxylate isomerase — MSEPIDFWFDFSSPYGYLLSERIDEVAARFGRKVRWHPVLLGIVFKATGSAPLTLQNPAKAAYSLLDFARSARFMGIPYHHPTRFPLATQTAARTYYWLHGQDCALARRFAHAAYRALFVDDRDVSAADTILEIAANLGVDRSSLETALQGQEIKDRLKDEVGKALAIGVFGSPHVIVDGEAFFGADRLPQIEKWLESGGF, encoded by the coding sequence GTGTCCGAGCCCATCGATTTCTGGTTCGATTTTTCCAGCCCCTACGGCTACCTGCTGAGCGAACGCATCGACGAGGTGGCTGCCCGGTTCGGGCGCAAGGTGCGCTGGCATCCGGTCCTGCTCGGCATCGTTTTCAAGGCTACCGGCAGCGCACCGCTGACCTTGCAGAACCCCGCCAAGGCAGCGTACTCGCTGCTCGACTTCGCGCGCTCGGCGCGCTTCATGGGCATTCCCTACCACCACCCGACACGCTTTCCGCTGGCGACCCAGACTGCTGCCCGCACCTACTACTGGCTGCACGGTCAGGACTGCGCGCTGGCCCGGCGCTTCGCCCATGCCGCCTATCGCGCCCTCTTCGTCGACGACCGCGACGTCTCGGCTGCCGACACCATCCTCGAAATTGCGGCAAATCTCGGCGTCGACCGCAGCAGCCTGGAAACCGCGCTGCAAGGCCAGGAAATCAAGGACCGTCTCAAGGACGAAGTCGGCAAGGCGCTGGCCATCGGCGTCTTCGGCTCGCCGCACGTGATCGTCGACGGCGAGGCCTTCTTCGGTGCCGACCGCCTGCCGCAAATCGAGAAGTGGCTCGAAAGCGGAGGATTCTGA
- a CDS encoding FMN-binding negative transcriptional regulator, whose amino-acid sequence MYLPKHFAETDITEMHALMRAKPLATLVSHGPDGLNANHIPLLLTDGKLQGHVARANPLWQEGKVTGEVLVIFHGDESYISPSGYATKVEHGKVVPTWNYAAVHAYGELRVIDDPAWIFGQISALTATHEDPLSQPWAVSDAPADYIKMMLGAIVGIEISITRLLGKWKVSQNQPPENRASLIAVLEKAGDPMAGLIRQRQHRSETDVCKP is encoded by the coding sequence GTGTATCTGCCCAAGCACTTTGCCGAAACCGACATCACCGAGATGCACGCGCTGATGCGGGCCAAGCCGCTCGCCACGCTGGTCAGCCATGGGCCGGATGGCCTGAACGCCAACCACATCCCGTTGCTGCTGACCGACGGCAAGCTGCAGGGCCATGTCGCCCGCGCCAACCCGCTGTGGCAAGAAGGCAAGGTGACCGGCGAAGTGCTGGTGATTTTCCACGGTGACGAAAGCTATATCAGCCCGTCCGGCTATGCGACCAAGGTCGAGCACGGCAAGGTCGTGCCAACCTGGAATTACGCGGCGGTGCACGCCTACGGCGAACTGCGGGTCATCGATGATCCGGCCTGGATTTTTGGGCAAATTTCGGCGTTGACCGCAACCCACGAAGACCCACTGTCGCAACCCTGGGCAGTGAGCGATGCGCCGGCCGATTACATCAAAATGATGCTCGGCGCCATCGTCGGTATCGAAATCAGCATCACCCGCCTGCTCGGCAAATGGAAAGTCAGCCAGAACCAGCCGCCCGAAAACCGGGCCAGCCTGATCGCCGTGCTGGAAAAGGCTGGCGACCCGATGGCCGGCCTGATCCGCCAGCGACAACACAGGAGTGAGACAGATGTTTGTAAGCCTTGA